In a single window of the Candidatus Neomarinimicrobiota bacterium genome:
- a CDS encoding regulatory protein RecX: MSEDEGQRAREAAFRLLAVRARSAQELRQRLKRKGFPQEIVDQVIADLQAKGYQNDAEFARQFAREKWSGSGWGPARISQELRAKGISPGLVSTVVEETFGEVDLVAAILPRAGKRWENMRDLPRETRRRRLSGFLRRRGYDWETLGKVIVQLENDEIP, from the coding sequence AGGCCGCTTTTCGCCTGCTGGCGGTGCGGGCGCGGAGTGCGCAGGAGCTGCGGCAACGACTGAAGCGCAAAGGCTTTCCCCAGGAGATAGTGGACCAGGTCATCGCTGACCTCCAGGCTAAGGGTTATCAGAATGATGCGGAATTCGCCCGGCAGTTTGCCCGGGAGAAGTGGTCGGGATCAGGCTGGGGACCGGCTCGGATAAGCCAGGAGCTGCGCGCTAAAGGTATTTCACCCGGTCTGGTGAGTACAGTTGTGGAAGAGACCTTTGGCGAGGTGGACCTGGTGGCGGCCATTCTGCCGCGGGCCGGTAAACGGTGGGAGAACATGCGGGACCTGCCGCGCGAGACCCGCCGGCGGCGCCTATCAGGATTCCTTCGGCGGCGGGGATACGATTGGGAAACCCTGGGTAAGGTGATCGTCCAGTTGGAAAATGACGAGATTCCATAA
- a CDS encoding alanine--tRNA ligase-related protein: protein MKTSKEIRQEFISFFEAKGHRFVRSSPVVPFDDPTLLFANAGMNQFKPIFLGQQQPEYKRVVNTQKCIRVSGKHNDLEEVGVDNYHHTFFEMLGNWSFGDYYKAEAIQWAWELFTAVWGMDGDRLWATVHETDDEAAELWPQVTGIPPERVLRFGDQENFWEMGETGPCGPCSEIHYYEGPDIGKMSLEGINVRPEYKELWNLVFIQNNRREDGTLEDLPAKHVDTGAGFERIVAVLQGQ from the coding sequence ATGAAGACCAGCAAGGAGATCCGCCAGGAGTTCATTTCCTTTTTTGAAGCGAAGGGGCACCGCTTCGTGCGCAGCAGCCCGGTGGTGCCCTTCGACGATCCCACCCTGCTGTTTGCCAATGCGGGGATGAACCAATTCAAGCCCATTTTCCTTGGCCAGCAGCAGCCCGAATATAAGCGCGTTGTGAACACCCAGAAGTGCATCCGGGTATCAGGCAAGCATAACGACCTGGAGGAGGTGGGCGTAGACAACTATCACCACACCTTCTTCGAGATGCTGGGCAACTGGTCCTTTGGCGACTACTACAAGGCCGAGGCCATCCAATGGGCCTGGGAGCTGTTCACCGCGGTCTGGGGGATGGACGGGGACCGCTTGTGGGCCACGGTGCATGAGACGGACGACGAGGCAGCGGAGCTCTGGCCCCAAGTGACCGGCATACCACCCGAGCGCGTCCTGCGGTTCGGTGACCAGGAGAACTTCTGGGAGATGGGGGAGACGGGTCCCTGCGGGCCCTGCTCGGAGATTCACTACTACGAAGGGCCGGATATCGGTAAGATGTCGTTGGAGGGAATCAACGTTCGGCCTGAATACAAGGAGCTCTGGAACCTGGTCTTTATCCAGAACAACCGCCGCGAAGATGGAACGCTGGAGGACCTGCCAGCCAAGCACGTGGATACGGGGGCGGGCTTTGAGCGCATCGTGGCGGTACTTCAGGGGCAAA